One stretch of Enoplosus armatus isolate fEnoArm2 chromosome 1, fEnoArm2.hap1, whole genome shotgun sequence DNA includes these proteins:
- the mc1r gene encoding melanocyte-stimulating hormone receptor — MEITNRSLHNPSILHVDFSPLNDFMEGNETNSTTGERNSLGCVQIRIPQELFLALGLISLVENILVVLAIIKNRNLHSPMYYFICCLAVSDMLVSVSNVVETIFMLLNDHGLMDVHPGMLRHLDNVIDVMICSSVVSSLSFLCTIAADRYITIFYALRYHSIMTTQRAVTIIVVVWLASITSSILFIVYHTDNAVIVCLVTFFCITLVFNAVLYLHMFVLAHVHSRRIVAFHKSRRQSTSMKGAITLTILLGVFILCWGPFFLHLILILTCPTSPFCNCFFRNFNLFLILIICNSLIDPLIYAYRSQELRKTLQELVLCSWCFGV; from the coding sequence ATGGAAATTACCAACAGGTCCCTGCATaacccctccatcctccatgtGGACTTCAGCCCGCTGAATGACTTTATGGAGGGGAACGAAACGAACTCCACCACCGGAGAGCGAAACTCTTTGGGCTGCGTGCAGATCCGCATCCCCCAGGAGCTCTTCCTGGCGCTGGGGCTCATCAGCCTGGTGGAGAACATCCTCGTGGTTCTGGCCATCATCAAGAACCGCAACCTACACTCGCCCATGTACTACTTCATCTGCTGCCTGGCCGTGTCCGACATGCTGGTCAGTGTCAGCAACGTGGTGGAGACCATATTCATGCTTCTCAACGACCACGGCCTGATGGACGTGCACCCTGGCATGCTGCGCCACCTGGACAACGTAATCGACGTGATGATCTGTAGCTCCGTGGTGTCCTCGCTCTCCTTCCTGTGCACCATCGCTGCGGATCGCTACATCACCATCTTTTACGCGCTGCGTTACCACAGCATCATGACCACGCAGCGCGCCGTCACCATTATCGTGGTGGTGTGGCTGGCCAGCATCACCTCTAGCATCCTCTTCATCGTGTACCACACCGACAACGCTGTCATCGTGTGCCTCGTGACCTTTTTCTGCATCACCCTGGTGTTTAACGCCGTGCTGTACCTCCACATGTTCGTCCTGGCGCACGTGCATTCCCGGCGCATCGTGGCTTTCCACAAAAGCAGACGCCAGTCCACGAGCATGAAGGGAGCGATTACCCTCACCATCCTGCTCGGGGTGTTCATTTTATGCTGGGGccccttcttcctccacctcatcctcatcctcacctgcCCCACCAGCCCATTCTGCAACTGTTTCTTCAGAAACTTTAACCttttcctcatcctcatcatctgtAACTCGCTCATCGACCCGCTCATCTACGCCTACCGGAGCCAGGAGCTGCGTAAAACCCTGCAGGAGCTGGTCCTGTGTTCCTGGTGCTTCGGCGTGTGA